Proteins from a genomic interval of Yarrowia lipolytica chromosome 1E, complete sequence:
- a CDS encoding mitochondrial 37S ribosomal protein bS16m (Compare to YALI0E09691g, similar to uniprot|Q02608 Saccharomyces cerevisiae YPL013c, similar to Saccharomyces cerevisiae MRPS16 (YPL013C); ancestral locus Anc_8.79), protein MKGGIRIRLARFGRRHSPLYNIVVAKAGQRRDGLPIEVIGTYNPIPAPRSHEELKRGVLPVKDVELDFDRAKYWIGTGAQPSDTATRILMLAGVLPEDWKGVDKKQ, encoded by the coding sequence ATGAAGGGAGGAATCAGAATTCGACTGGCGCGATTTGGCCGACGACACTCGCCCCTGTACAACATTGTGGTGGCCAAGGCCGGCCAGCGACGAGACGGTTTGCCCATCGAGGTGATTGGCACATACAACCCCATTCCTGCCCCCCGGTCGCacgaggagctcaagagAGGCGTGCTGCCGGTGAAGGACGTCGAGTTGGACTTTGATCGAGCAAAGTACTGGATTGGAACCGGTGCCCAGCCGTCGGACACTGCCACCCGGATCCTGATGCTGGCTGGCGTGCTTCCTGAGGACTGGAAGGGAGtcgacaagaagcagtAG
- a CDS encoding uncharacterized protein (Compare to YALI0E09757g, some similarities with KLLA0F27225g Kluyveromyces lactis, similar to Saccharomyces cerevisiae YPL014W; ancestral locus Anc_8.80): MKTTRPNLHINLHNSPNPQSCGGAALGRTLSNTSQSSLPSTPMDQTIHTPHGYLSRNNSITSSVATSEDEDGYMSDLNSNPLTSISNQFWPEHDDAFLMHIYYKVVDNPTIAPFVGHTPPSGIIHRVAKDCAKRAKAESRDFPHSMVAIRRRLLVLTQRGGGNTVGLGQTPVKESNSNFEGAGTLLFGSHVSSGDHVNENVDGSSSGHVDFNSDWLQDDDAMDTSIDSNTPLTPPTLSRPTRITLSHQSPVFSMDSVPLQSPFQEGFNFSGSKRLAESPMMGDGHDKDPKEEDVEGLPTNITSQRKRDSLRFKRGQQKK, translated from the coding sequence ATGAAAACGACTCGTCCCAATCTCCATATCAATTTGCACAACTCGCCCAACCCGCAATCGTGCGGGGGAGCCGCTCTGGGCCGCACTCTGTCCAACACGTCGCAATCTTCGCTTCCGTCGACCCCCATGGACCAGACCATCCACACTCCCCATGGATATCTGTCTAGAAACAACAGTATCACGTCGTCAGTAGCCACGTCGGAAGACGAGGACGGATACATGAGTGATCTCAACTCGAACCCGCTGACGTCGATTTCTAACCAGTTTTGGCCCGAACACGACGACGCGTTCCTCATGCACATTTACTacaaggtggtggacaaCCCGACCATTGCGCCATTCGTGGGACACACCCCGCCCTCGGGAATCATCCACAGAGTCGCCAAAGACTGCGCCAAGCGCGCCAAAGCCGAGTCCCGTGACTTCCCCCACTCGATGGTGGCGATCCGGCGGCGACTGCTGGTGCTGACCCAGCGTGGCGGTGGAAATACCGTTGGACTGGGTCAGACGCCCGTCAAGGAGTCCAACAGCAATTTCGAGGGTGCTGGCACGCTGTTATTTggcagtcacgtgagctcgggtgatcacgtgaacgAGAACGTTGATGGCAGCAGTTCTGGACATGTTGATTTCAACTCGGACTGGCTTCAGGATGACGATGCCATGGACACCTCGATCGACTCGAACACTCCTCTGACTCCGCCCACTCTTTCGCGGCCCACTCGAATCACGCTGAGTCATCAGTCGCCGGTGTTTTCCATGGATTCGGTGCCTCTTCAGAGCCCGTTTCAGGAGGGCTTCAACTTTAGCGGCAGCAAGCGGCTCGCCGAAAGTCCCATGATGGGCGATGGGCATGacaaggaccccaaggaggaggatgtggaGGGTCTTCCGACTAATATTACTAGTCAGCGAAAGCGAGATAGTTTGAGGTTTAAGCGAgggcagcagaagaagtaA